AGAAGGTCGCCGCTTAAGCTCGGAAAAAGCCTGCTTTGAAGAACTGAGCGATTATTTTGCCGTCCAGATCGAAAAAGTTAAAGCAGATGAACATATCTTGAGCTCAGAACGACTGTTTGTAATTCAGGGCTACATTCCTGAACATCTGGCCAAGGGAACGAAGAAAGGTTTGGAAGAAACCTACTGCGTTTCTGTTATGCTGGAAGATGTTACCAAGTCGGATGAATATCCTATCTTGCTCAGTAACGGTAAGTTCAGCAGCCCCTATGAAGCTGTTATCGACATGTTCAGCTTACCTAACGCATCCGAGGTTGATCCAACACCTACGGTTGCACCGTTCTACTGCATTTTCTTTGGTATGATGTTCAGCGATGTCGCTTACGGGATTATTTTTTGCTTGATTACGGCATTGTTGGTATACAAATTCAAGGTACAGGGCGGTTTGCGCAAAATGTGCCAGATGTTCTTTCAGTGCGGCCTGTCGTCGATTGTCTGGGGCGTGTTATTCGGCGGTTTCTTCGGCAACCTGATCGACGCATTTTCCGGTGCGAGCGTTAAATTCCCCGCGCTCTGGTTTAATCCTATGGATGACCCGATGAAGATGATGATCTGGTCGGTGATTTTCGGTGTCCTCCATATATTTGTTGGCATGGGTGTAAAAGTGAAGATATTGGCGGCGACCGGCAAACTTAAAGAGGCACTGCTTGATGTTGTCCCCTGGTACTTGATTATCGGCGGCTTAGGCGTTTTCGCCTACGGAGTTGCCGGCGGAGCCCCTGTGTTAAAAACAGTCGGCTTATATGTACTGATCGTAGGTGCGGCCGTTGTCCTGCTCTTCGCCGGACGTTCGACGCGCAACCCGATTTTGCGTATATTGAAAGGCGTTGGAGCGTTATATGATATAACTTCTTACTTCAGCGACATTATGTCTTATACTCGGATTCTGGCCTTGTGCCTTTCCACCTCAGTTATAGCTATGGTGGTTAACTTGCTGGCTCTGCTGCCCGGAAAAAATGTGCTGGGACTGATTTTCTTTGTGGTAATTGCCGTTTTGGGTCACACCTTAAACTTTGCTCTTTCAGCACTGAGTGCTTATGTTCACACTACACGGTTGCATTACGTTGAATTTTTCGGCAAGTTCTATGAAGGCGGTGGTCGGGCGTTCGATCCTTTGGCCTACCGTACCAAGTACGTGCAGATTGACCGCGCGGAGGCTGAGCCAAAGCCGATCAAAGAAAGCTTAAAACATCGTTTCGCTCGTTTTATCACGGCGGAATAGGAACAAATTTATTATTTAAACCGTAACCCACGGGAGAATAAATCTCAAAGGGATAATAAGATAATTTTAGTTCGACAAGGAGGACTTTAAAGTGACATTCGCAGATTATATCTCACAGGTATTCACCGGCCCCAGCATTGCTCT
This is a stretch of genomic DNA from Mageeibacillus indolicus UPII9-5. It encodes these proteins:
- a CDS encoding V-type ATP synthase subunit I encodes the protein MGIVKMKRLTLVGPLSTKPAVLNTLSKLGAVDIRDNAEKAEVWQAKVGRENAHYRKMLEDKQLLDSVIPIADKLAAQKKPMFAAKRSVSIQQFMRYDSGELRTKVLSAARELQGNRQKYEEALAEKAQASLQRDILLPWQEALGDSEVDDTRRIRTWLGHVSNMIQYENLVKALAEVNPTAVVKVLLNKDVKSVAYLVLAAPAVDGELAFVQAQQYGFQPLRQKAAKLSPQEELGHCERKLRELDEELAILQEEGRRLSSEKACFEELSDYFAVQIEKVKADEHILSSERLFVIQGYIPEHLAKGTKKGLEETYCVSVMLEDVTKSDEYPILLSNGKFSSPYEAVIDMFSLPNASEVDPTPTVAPFYCIFFGMMFSDVAYGIIFCLITALLVYKFKVQGGLRKMCQMFFQCGLSSIVWGVLFGGFFGNLIDAFSGASVKFPALWFNPMDDPMKMMIWSVIFGVLHIFVGMGVKVKILAATGKLKEALLDVVPWYLIIGGLGVFAYGVAGGAPVLKTVGLYVLIVGAAVVLLFAGRSTRNPILRILKGVGALYDITSYFSDIMSYTRILALCLSTSVIAMVVNLLALLPGKNVLGLIFFVVIAVLGHTLNFALSALSAYVHTTRLHYVEFFGKFYEGGGRAFDPLAYRTKYVQIDRAEAEPKPIKESLKHRFARFITAE